AAACATTTTGTTGAGTTAAATATTCGTTTAATTCTGATAAATTTAATTGATCAACTGCTCTTCTAACAAGTGAGTCTTTATAAACTTTAACTTCAATACCTTGTTTTAAAGCTTGTCTTCTTAAATTTGACATTTGTTCAACTGTTAAGTGTTTGTATTCTGCAATAGCAACACCTTGAGCTGATTGAATTTTAGAAACAATCTCAGCAACGATTTCTGCTTTTTTAGCATGTGCAGGTCTATTTGTTGACATTCG
This region of Mesoplasma melaleucae genomic DNA includes:
- the rplJ gene encoding 50S ribosomal protein L10, whose translation is MSTNRPAHAKKAEIVAEIVSKIQSAQGVAIAEYKHLTVEQMSNLRRQALKQGIEVKVYKDSLVRRAVDQLNLSELNEYLTQQNVFVFSNEDAIGAAKLVANFAKENEALKLKAGVYENAAMNTAAITEVATLPSKEDLYLMFASSLLYPIRQVMAVIKAVADTKQN